In Fimbriiglobus ruber, a genomic segment contains:
- a CDS encoding PPC domain-containing protein: protein MYRALLMSLVVALPLLAVDPPKKADPKDSPRVLYPIPLAAAPGQKTKIILRGFKLDTVTEVKAGDDKVKVKLVGKPKPAGGPTNFPAERIGDSECEIELDVPKDFPAGHLELTAVSSGGSSPYGFVTDALTAASRGRSSAPYKFVIDAGPRTVEKEPNDSFAKAQEITVPTTVDAAIGQVRDVDVFRFVGKAGDKVRFEVQASRLGSPVDALITLYDADRRIIDACDDVDGDPDPILTVTLPKNGVYYLSVIEAHDFGGGQFPYRLHVTK, encoded by the coding sequence ATGTACCGCGCTCTGCTCATGAGTCTCGTTGTCGCGTTGCCACTTCTCGCGGTTGACCCGCCCAAGAAGGCCGATCCCAAGGACTCGCCGCGCGTCCTTTACCCGATCCCGCTCGCGGCGGCCCCGGGGCAGAAGACCAAGATCATACTTCGCGGGTTCAAACTCGACACCGTGACTGAGGTCAAGGCGGGCGACGACAAGGTAAAGGTCAAACTCGTCGGCAAGCCGAAGCCGGCTGGTGGGCCGACGAACTTCCCCGCGGAACGGATCGGCGACAGCGAGTGTGAAATCGAACTCGACGTGCCGAAGGACTTCCCGGCCGGGCACCTCGAATTGACCGCGGTCAGCTCGGGCGGATCGTCTCCGTACGGGTTCGTGACCGACGCCTTAACCGCGGCTAGCCGGGGCAGGTCGTCCGCACCGTACAAGTTCGTGATCGACGCCGGCCCGCGCACGGTCGAGAAGGAGCCGAACGACTCGTTCGCGAAGGCCCAGGAAATCACCGTCCCCACGACCGTGGATGCCGCGATCGGGCAAGTGCGGGACGTGGACGTGTTCCGGTTCGTGGGCAAAGCCGGCGATAAGGTTCGGTTTGAAGTGCAAGCGAGCCGGCTGGGTTCTCCGGTCGACGCCCTCATCACGCTGTACGACGCCGACCGCCGGATCATCGACGCCTGCGACGACGTGGACGGCGACCCGGACCCAATCCTGACCGTCACCCTCCCGAAAAACGGCGTGTACTACCTGAGCGTGATCGAGGCCCACGATTTCGGCGGCGGTCAATTCCCTTATCGATTGCACGTCACCAAGTAG
- a CDS encoding DUF1501 domain-containing protein has translation MLDVSLSRSSSRRCDGASRRDFLRVGGLGALSLPALLQFEAAAQARAKDGTSLAARKGARAKSVILVYLGGGLSHHDSFDMKPEAPDEIRGKYKPLPSVVPGLQVSEKLPQMAKVMDKLTLVRSGAHNNDHHETATNWVLSGRFGTPFGDYPAIGAVAAHEFGFESTLPPYVAVPRNPSFTWELGKSAFLGGRYESFKAGDPNQKDYKVQDLSAAEPMSARKVERRESLLKAVDGLAAKVHGNDQIATYDEFHQRAAAMILSTEARKAFAVDEEDPKLRDRYGRNTFGQSALLARRLVEAGVRFVTVNYGGWDHHGKIFEGLDKKLPEFDQGVSALLTDMHDRGADKDTLVVVMGEFGRTPKINKDAGRDHWGQAASLLFWGAGVKPGFVLGKTDKQGAYTTQRPVSPADVAFTIYDALGIDPRQMLRTPDGRPIEILDQGEAVREIFV, from the coding sequence ATGCTCGACGTTTCTTTGTCTCGTTCCTCCTCCCGCCGGTGTGATGGCGCCTCTCGCCGGGACTTCCTGCGCGTCGGCGGGCTGGGGGCGTTGTCACTGCCCGCGCTGCTGCAATTTGAAGCCGCAGCCCAGGCGCGGGCGAAAGACGGGACTTCGCTCGCCGCCCGCAAGGGGGCGCGGGCGAAGTCGGTGATCCTGGTTTACCTCGGCGGCGGGTTGTCCCATCACGACAGCTTCGACATGAAGCCGGAAGCCCCGGACGAAATCCGCGGGAAGTACAAGCCGCTCCCGTCCGTGGTCCCGGGCCTACAAGTTTCCGAGAAGTTGCCACAGATGGCGAAGGTGATGGACAAGCTCACCCTCGTCCGGTCCGGCGCGCACAATAACGACCACCACGAGACGGCCACCAACTGGGTGCTGTCCGGCCGCTTCGGGACGCCGTTCGGCGACTACCCGGCGATCGGGGCCGTCGCGGCCCACGAGTTCGGCTTCGAGTCGACCCTGCCTCCCTATGTAGCCGTGCCGCGGAACCCGTCGTTCACCTGGGAACTCGGCAAAAGCGCGTTCCTCGGCGGCCGGTACGAGTCGTTCAAGGCGGGCGATCCGAACCAGAAGGACTACAAGGTTCAGGATCTCAGCGCGGCCGAGCCGATGTCGGCCCGCAAGGTCGAGCGGCGTGAGTCGCTGCTGAAAGCGGTCGACGGACTCGCCGCCAAGGTTCACGGCAACGACCAGATCGCCACCTACGACGAGTTCCACCAGCGCGCGGCGGCCATGATCCTCTCCACGGAAGCGCGGAAGGCGTTCGCCGTAGACGAGGAAGACCCGAAACTCCGTGACCGCTACGGCCGTAACACCTTCGGCCAGTCCGCTCTCTTGGCCCGCCGGCTGGTCGAAGCGGGCGTCCGTTTCGTGACCGTCAACTACGGCGGCTGGGACCACCACGGCAAGATCTTCGAGGGGTTGGACAAGAAACTCCCCGAGTTCGACCAGGGCGTGTCCGCACTGCTCACGGACATGCACGACCGCGGCGCGGACAAGGACACGCTGGTCGTCGTCATGGGCGAGTTCGGCCGCACCCCGAAAATCAACAAGGACGCCGGCCGCGACCACTGGGGGCAAGCCGCGTCGCTCCTCTTCTGGGGAGCAGGCGTCAAGCCGGGCTTCGTCCTCGGGAAGACCGACAAGCAAGGTGCGTACACCACGCAACGGCCCGTCTCGCCGGCCGACGTGGCGTTCACGATCTACGACGCGCTCGGCATCGACCCCCGCCAAATGCTCCGCACGCCCGACGGCCGACCGATCGAAATCCTCGACCAGGGCGAAGCTGTACGCGAGATATTCGTTTAA
- a CDS encoding aromatic ring-hydroxylating oxygenase subunit alpha, whose product MPADIRDLLTAFDPTLPLDRASTIPASWYTDPRMFAAERETVFSRSWQVAGRADQLREPGAYVTAEVAGEPVLVVRGDDGVLRGFFNVCRHRATSLVTAPCGTVSKLRCRYHGWTYDLTGRLRGTPEFDGVCDFRKEDNGLIPVGAVAEWGPYVWVHLDPPREPLEAFLASLPEWAASNGSFGNLPFATRVEYEVACNWKTYVDNYLDGGYHVNTVHPGLANVLNYQEYTTTTYARTSLQTAPITPATGAEGQTRTGDRAAYWWVYPNLMVNLYAGVMDTNLVVPLAPDRCRVVFDYYFAPSTPADFIQNSIAVADQVQKEDMAICEDVQRGLASRAYTTGRFSVKRENGGYHFHQMLARALREERTTW is encoded by the coding sequence ATGCCAGCCGACATCCGCGATTTGTTGACCGCCTTCGACCCCACGCTTCCGCTGGACCGCGCCAGCACGATCCCGGCGTCGTGGTACACCGACCCGCGCATGTTCGCCGCGGAACGGGAAACGGTCTTCTCGCGGTCGTGGCAGGTCGCGGGTCGGGCGGATCAGCTGCGAGAGCCGGGGGCGTATGTCACGGCGGAGGTCGCCGGCGAACCGGTGTTGGTCGTGCGCGGGGACGATGGCGTTCTCCGCGGCTTCTTCAACGTCTGCCGGCACCGGGCCACGTCCCTCGTAACCGCCCCGTGTGGGACTGTGAGCAAACTCCGCTGCCGATACCACGGGTGGACCTACGACCTGACGGGTCGGCTCCGCGGGACGCCGGAGTTCGACGGCGTTTGCGACTTCCGCAAGGAAGACAATGGACTCATCCCGGTCGGGGCTGTGGCCGAATGGGGGCCATACGTGTGGGTCCACCTCGATCCGCCGCGGGAGCCGTTGGAAGCGTTTCTCGCATCGTTACCCGAGTGGGCGGCCTCGAACGGATCATTCGGCAATCTGCCGTTCGCCACGCGGGTCGAGTACGAGGTCGCATGCAACTGGAAGACCTACGTCGACAACTACCTGGACGGCGGCTACCACGTAAACACCGTCCACCCCGGCCTGGCGAACGTGCTGAATTATCAGGAGTACACGACGACTACCTACGCCCGGACCAGCCTGCAAACCGCTCCGATTACGCCGGCCACCGGGGCAGAGGGGCAGACCCGCACGGGTGATCGCGCCGCGTACTGGTGGGTGTACCCGAACCTGATGGTTAACTTGTACGCGGGAGTGATGGACACGAACCTCGTCGTGCCGCTCGCGCCCGACCGCTGCCGCGTCGTGTTCGATTACTATTTCGCCCCGAGTACGCCAGCCGATTTCATCCAGAACAGCATCGCGGTCGCGGATCAGGTGCAGAAGGAAGACATGGCCATTTGCGAAGACGTGCAGCGTGGGCTCGCGAGCCGGGCCTACACTACCGGCCGGTTCAGCGTCAAACGCGAGAACGGCGGGTATCACTTCCACCAGATGCTCGCGCGGGCGTTGCGCGAAGAGCGGACTACTTGGTGA